Proteins co-encoded in one Brassica oleracea var. oleracea cultivar TO1000 chromosome C4, BOL, whole genome shotgun sequence genomic window:
- the LOC106337956 gene encoding uncharacterized protein LOC106337956 — protein sequence MKLSSVSDSGKTNGEAAIPSRPVKPVAQPGVSSGDVNPIPSGLVKPVVQTGVSSGDVIPMKSKDVTAEANSLIKPNGKTGASSGLKLGVRGRTSVSSVDKGKAIVSENVGKVISFKDVTFGPHEDEVRFRLIHFWEAWNVQTKVLISIEMLLIDEEESVIQGFIPYGRIETYLRHMKTGATYRLNKFFGSKSKPIYRVAESSVTISFSWNSVLSGLEDSLISFPVDRFRIHGQRI from the exons ATGAAGTTATCCAGTGTTTCCGACTCAGGGAAAACGAACGGCGAAGCAGCGATCCCCTCCAGACCGGTCAAACCGGTCGCCCAACCCGGTGTATCTTCCGGCGATGTCAATCCGATCCCCTCCGGTCTGGTCAAACCCGTCGTTCAAACCGGTGTCTCTTCTGGCGATGTCATTCCGATGAAGTCAAAAGACGTAACGGCGGAAGCGAATAGTTTGATCAAACCAAACGGCAAAACTGGTGCCTCTTCCGGTCTAAAACTCGGTGTTAGGGGCAGAACCTCTGTCTCATCCGTCGATAAAGGCAAAGCTATCGTCTCTGAGAACGTAGGGAAGGTTATTTCCTTTAAAGACGTCACTTTCGGGCCCCATGAAGATGAGGTGCGGTTCCGGTTGATCCACTTTTGGGAGGCTTGGAATGTTCAGACGAAGGTGCTTATCAGCATCGAAATGCTTCTCATCGACGAAGAG GAGAGTGTTATCCAGGGCTTCATCCCCTACGGAAGGATTGAGACCTATTTGCGTCACATGAAAACTGGTGCTACTTACCGACTCAACAAGTTTTTCGGATCAAAGAGCAAGCCTATCTACCGGGTAGCTGAGTCAAGTGTCACTATTAGCTTCTCATGGAACTCTGTCCTCTCTGGTCTCGAGGACAGTTTGATCAGCTTTCCTGTAGATCGGTTCCGGATCCATGGACAGAGAATTTGA